A window of Citrus sinensis cultivar Valencia sweet orange chromosome 7, DVS_A1.0, whole genome shotgun sequence contains these coding sequences:
- the LOC102622692 gene encoding monooxygenase 2-like, which produces METVEKDVVIIGAGIAGLATALALKRLGIKPLVLEKSDGLRGTGAAINFAPNAWLALDALGVSHKLASIYDPVKRLFVTNLRTGATQETSLAGKSENGSGVRYIHRKKLLETLADELPDDTIHFSSKIAAINSETHDALSPVIIHLADGTIVKARVLIGCDGIHSTVARWLGLSEPLNAGRSAGLGLAVFPEGHGLNKEVRLFVDAGMRAGYVPLNDNEIYWFLVCNCSAEGESKARNPELIQKEVLEKYAKVLPPFYSDIVRRSDASTLHWAPLMFRHPWNVFFGNLSKGNVTVVGDAMHPMTPDLGQGGCQALEDAVVLGRHIGNLLIKTKGHIATTGDNNVAQAIDGYVKERKWRVTGMVIGSYLSGWVQNGGSNWWMRFLRDVIFYRFLVGGVLGNKVTGYDCGKLPDVSLGEMDNPCKID; this is translated from the exons ATGGAAACGGTAGAAAAAGATGTTGTAATAATTGGAGCAGGGATAGCAGGATTGGCAACGGCGTTGGCTCTCAAGAGACTTGGAATTAAACCCTTGGTTTTAGAAAAATCGGACGGGCTCCGAGGCACTGGTGCTGCGATAAATTTTGCCCCAAACGCTTGGCTTGCTCTTGATGCTCTTGGTGTTTCTCACAAGCTTGCTTCCATTTATGATCCTGTTAAGAG GTTGTTTGTAACAAATCTTAGAACTGGAGCAACTCAAGAGACGTCCTTAGCTGGAAAATCTGA GAATGGATCTGGAGTCAGATACATACATCGCAAAAAGTTACTAGAGACCTTGGCAGATGAGTTGCCAGATGACACAATCCATTTCTCTTCGAAGATTGCTGCAATTAATTCAGAAACACATGATGCTTTGTCCCCAGTTATCATTCATTTGGCTGATGGTACTATAGTTAAAGCTAGg GTTTTGATTGGATGTGATGGGATACACTCAACGGTGGCACGGTGGCTGGGACTTTCGGAACCGTTAAATGCCGGCCGATCAGCCGGGCTTGGCTTGGCTGTGTTTCCTGAAGGCCATGGGCTGAACAAAGAAGTAAGGCTATTTGTCGATGCGGGCATGAGGGCTGGATATGTGCCTCTCAATGATAACGAGATCTATTGGTTCCTCGTTTGTAATTGTTCCGCTGAAG GGGAAAGCAAGGCAAGAAATCCTGAGCTGATTCAAAAAGAAGTACTCGAGAAGTATGCCAAGGTCTTACCCCCATTTTACTCGGACATTGTTCGGCGTTCTGATGCTTCAACGTTGCACTGGGCACCATTGATGTTTAGACATCCATGGAATGTCTTTTTTGGAAATTTGAGTAAAGGAAACGTCACGGTGGTTGGAGACGCCATGCACCCGATGACTCCCGATCTCGGACAAGGCGGCTGTCAGGCGCTAGAAGACGCCGTGGTACTTGGCCGTCACAttggtaatttattaattaaaaccaAAGGACACATTGCTACAACAGGAGACAATAATGTTGCTCAAGCTATCGATGGATATGtgaaggaaagaaaatggCGTGTGACAGGAATGGTTATAGGGTCGTATTTGTCTGGATGGGTACAAAATGGAGGGTCAAATTGGTGGATGAGGTTCTTGAGAGATGTTATTTTCTATAGGTTCCTTGTTGGTGGGGTACTTGGTAATAAAGTTACTGGTTATGATTGTGGTAAATTGCCTGACGTTTCCCTTGGCGAAATGGACAACCCATGTAAAATAgattag
- the LOC102616708 gene encoding probable mediator of RNA polymerase II transcription subunit 26c translates to MDLEDFRSILKTAGVDVWTFIDTAILVASLDYATELKERRDKIVERLYATCIASRCRNCDFGNGVVDVNKEISRGQHDEVKAAQQASPSTPHSVNGDDDIDIENDNDIIDPYGGLFDDEQKRILEIKEHLEDPDQSEDSLIDLLQSLADMDITFKALKETDIGRHVNQLRKHSSNDVRKLVKHLVRKWKDIVDEWVKLNQPGELASSAMMDGDSPQQKIPQNGNHQVPDFAYSPNPHNGSSGSDKNNSEPERKSKQAPLPRKEALSSRPPQSASPAAPHSVQRPREQKESRESTFDADSRLASARKRLQENYKREENAKRQRTIQVMDIHEIPKPKNAFFGKNKGGSSQGRHW, encoded by the exons ATGGATTTAGAGGATTTTCGATCGATTCTCAAGACTGCAGGCGTTGACGTGTGGACTTTCATCGACACGGCGATCTTGGTGGCGTCTTTGGATTATGCAACGGAGCTGAAAGAGCGTCGAGATAAAATCGTGGAGAGACTTTACGCCACGTGTATTGCTTCTCGATGCAGGAACTGTGATTTTGGTAATGGGGTAGTTGATGTTAACAAAGAGATAAGCCGTGGACAACATGATGAAGTCAAAGCAGCACAGCAAGCTTCACCTTCAACGCCACACTCTGTTAATGGAGATGATGATAttgatattgaaaatgataatgatattATTGATCCTTATGGTGGCTTGTTTGACGATGAGCAAAAGAGGATTCTTGAAATCAAAGAGCATCTTGAAGATCCTGACcag TCTGAAGATTCTCTGATTGATCTGCTTCAAAGTTTGGCTGATATGGACATAACATTTAAAGCTCTcaag GAGACTGATATAGGAAGGCATGTAAATCAATTGCGGAAGCATTCCTCAAATGATGTTAGGAAATTAGTGAAGCATCTTGTCAG GAAATGGAAAGATATTGTCGATGAATGGGTGAAGTTGAATCAACCTGGAGAACTTGCATCTTCTGCAATGATGG ATGGAGACTCACCCCAGCAAAAGATTCCCCAAAATGGCAATCACCAG GTTCCTGACTTTGCATACTCTCCAAATCCTCACA ATGGAAGTTCCGGGTCAGACAAGAATAATTCGGAGCCGGAAAGGAAGTCAAAGCAGGCTCCTCTACCCCGGAAAGAAGCTCTTTCTTCTAGACCTCCTCAGTCAGCAAGTCCTGCCGCTCCTCACAGCGTACAG AGACCAAGAGAACAAAAGGAAAGCAGAGAAAGCACTTTTGATGCAGATAGTAGATTAGCATCAGCAAGGAAAAGGCTTCAAGAGAACtacaaaagagaagaaaatg CCAAAAGGCAAAGAACAATTCAAGTGATGGACATTCATGAGATACCAAAGCCCAAGAATGCCTTCTTTGGAAAGAACAAAGGTGGTAGTTCTCAAGGGAGGCACTGGTGA